A region of Lycium barbarum isolate Lr01 chromosome 3, ASM1917538v2, whole genome shotgun sequence DNA encodes the following proteins:
- the LOC132634279 gene encoding galactoside 2-alpha-L-fucosyltransferase-like: MKRFKKISNDEEVSSYRAVSKGQELKWGLDPMTLRGFIVVLLMVLTVIFSIAFIFGDLPSDCLWTFGEARFFDIKPSKVSDENILTVPKDKLLGGLLPSGFDETSCRSRYESLLYNKRLQHKPSSYLISALRRYEALHKQCGPYTELYNRTVDLIKSGEYSSASSVCNYVVWISFSGLGNRILTLTSAFLYALLTNRVLLVDPRVNLPDLFCEPFPEVSWLLPPDFPIIDKFSSFNQKSQHSYGYMVRNNVIGNSRIPSFLYLHLNHDFDEQDKLFFCDTDQTFLQKVPWLFVKSNTYYVPALFLIPSFEKELNNLFPEKETVFQFLGKYLFHPTNSVWGLITRYYQAYLAQADEKIGIQIRVFDFGVGYLKFVLDQILDCTTKENLLPPVNLNEPIVNSSGKTKTTSVLVTSLNSRYFEEIRNIYWENPTVTGEIVSVFQPSHEERQQTEKLMHDRKAWAEMYLLSLTDKLVTSAWSTFGYVAQGLGGLKPWILYKFENGTIHNPPCFRAVSLEPCYHSPPYYDCKKKKRSYNAVNIVPHVKHCEDNSWGFKLFDRNGEL; encoded by the exons ATGAAGAGATTCAAGAAAATATCCAATGATGAAGAAGTTTCTTCGTATCGAGCTGTTTCAAAGGGTCAAGAGTTGAAATGGGGTCTGGATCCAATGACACTCAGGGGTTTTATAGTTGTTCTCTTGATGGTTCTTACTGTTATTTTCTCCATTGCCTTCATTTTCGGGGACTTGCCTTCTGATTGCTTGTGGACTTTTGGTGAAGCAAGATTTTTTGATATTAAACCTTCAAAAG TTTCTGATGAGAATATTCTGACAGTGCCAAAAGACAAACTACTAGGTGGCCTTCTTCCTTCTGGTTTTGATGAAACATCTTGTCGGAGTAGGTATGAATCACTCCTATACAACAAACGTCTGCAGCATAAGCCGTCCTCTTATCTTATCTCAGCGTTAAGAAGATACGAAGCTCTTCACAAGCAATGCGGACCTTATACAGAATTATATAACAGAACAGTCGACCTTATAAAGTCCGGTGAATACAGTAGTGCATCTTCAGTTTGTAATTATGTAGTTTGGATATCGTTTAGTGGTTTAGGGAACAGGATACTAACCTTAACTTCTGCTTTCCTTTATGCTCTTCTCACAAATAGAGTCCTTCTTGTTGATCCCAGAGTTAACTTACCTGACCTGTTCTGTGAACCTTTTCCTGAAGTTTCTTGGTTACTTCCTCCAGATTTTCCAATAATTGATAAGTTTAGTAGTTTTAATCAGAAGTCTCAACATTCTTATGGTTATATGGTGAGAAATAATGTCATAGGAAATTCAAGAATACCTTCATTCCTCTACCTTCATTTAAATCATGACTTTGATGAGCAAGACAAATTATTTTTCTGTGACACTGACCAAACTTTTCTCCAAAAAGTCCCTTGGCTATTTGTGAAGTCAAATACCTATTATGTGCCGGCTCTTTTCTTGATCCCATCTTTTGAGAAAGAGCTAAACAATCTTTTTCCAGAGAAAGAAACTGTTTTCCAATTTTTGGGCAAGTACCTTTTTCATCCCACAAATTCTGTATGGGGACTTATTACTAGGTACTATCAAGCTTACTTAGCCCAAGCAGATGAAAAAATAGGCATTCAAATTAGAGTTTTTGATTTTGGTGTAGGTTATTTAAAATTTGTATTGGATCAAATCTTAGATTGTACAACAAAGGAGAATCTATTGCCACCGGTTAACCTGAATGAGCCTATAGTCAATTCGTCTGGCAAGACGAAGACTACAAGTGTATTGGTGACATCGCTAAATTCACGATATTTCGAGGAGATTAGGAACATATATTGGGAGAATCCTACTGTGACAGGAGAAATTGTTAGTGTTTTCCAGCCAAGTCATGAAGAGCGTCAACAAACTGAGAAGCTGATGCATGACAGAAAGGCATGGGCAGAAATGTATTTGCTGAGTTTAACTGATAAGTTGGTTACAAGTGCATGGTCTACTTTTGGATATGTGGCTCAGGGTCTTGGAGGTTTGAAGCCATGGATTTTGTATAAGTTTGAGAATGGGACAATCCATAATCCGCCTTGTTTTCGAGCTGTGTCGTTGGAGCCATGTTATCATTCTCCTCCGTACTACGattgcaagaaaaaaaaaagaagttataACGCAGTTAACATTGTTCCTCATGTGAAACATTGTGAGGATAATAGCTGGGGTTTCAAGTTATTTGATCGGAATGGTGAATTGTAA
- the LOC132632924 gene encoding uncharacterized protein LOC132632924 isoform X2, giving the protein MATPSVRVPTKPPVTYPVLSTLKAYFIPFILFSASVFYQLIVIPRAFPPSHYDSLGIREHSSIQEVNQAYEKLSSKWNSGAEVPSTVDFIKARYAFELLTNQIWKRDYDLFSIDEQFDAIEKAKEQYVGRSISEISLPLLETISFDPEDHDFDVVNSENFLSKIGTDKALLIQIFSPGSARCAQFSNKWKRIVTLLDGVADTGVIDLADVQLATYLAEKRPGGIPYFRHGIPALVAFPPGCRGLRCMARYEGELSIDSVTDWVATSILSLPRIRYYSKESMVQDFLLKSKPHKVKVIFFSQTGERATPFIRQAAKNYSAYATYAFVLWQEGESSLWWNMLGVESAPAIVFLKETGVKPVVHHVLPQLRTVTSTELGCDSRGFSRAGKDTKIWYCVVLVGRYSQELNEMRETMRRVQETLSIDGELTAVDQDWLSVPARLALKQKRLTFTWLDGEAQKSYCFFYINSENSYETCGPRRDITDIAQLFIVRYDRNGTEDVGKQPTNKFSALYNVETDPASQLVAKYNGSNKIEEIVQWISEIIKDGDSKNLPSFRTRTPELVPEDADSSWSSWSEGTVSPSRGLNHRIKSFLNKVHDYSGDPRVGPFLLLAALISFGSVWFKRSQVVQSSEPDHSSQRPNNQQTREPDQSNQPNAKKATIRKRRPRNDLVPPSMTDVEPKDAQQVEFSDSDAG; this is encoded by the exons ATGGCGACACCCTCTGTTAGGGTTCCGACAAAACCACCGGTCACTTATCCAGTGTTGTCGACTCTCAAGGCTTACTTTATCCCTTTTATACTTTTCTCTGCTTCCGTTTTTTATCAGTTAATCGTAATTCCTCGTGCATTCCCTCCTTCGCATTATGATT CATTGGGTATCAGAGAGCATAGTTCAATCCAGGAAGTCAATCAGGCATACGAAAAGCTATCTTCAAAGTG GAATTCAGGTGCTGAAGTTCCTTCTACCGTCGATTTTATCAAG GCTCGATATGCTTTTGAGTTGCTGACCAATCAAATTTGGAAGAGAGATTATGACTTATTCAGTATTGATGAGCAATTC GATGCTATTGAAAAGGCTAAAGAGCAGTACGTTGGGAGAAGTATTTCAGAAATCAGCTTACCACTCCTGGAGACAATTTCTTTTG ATCCTGAAGACCATGATTTTGATGTCGTCAACTCAGAGAATTTTCTATCCAAGATTGGAACTGACAAGGCATTGCTAATTCAG ATTTTTTCTCCGGGGAGTGCGAGATGTGCTCAATTTTCAAACAAGTGGAAGAGAATTG TTACTTTGTTAGATGGGGTCGCAGATACTGGAGTTATTGATCTTGCTGATGTTCAACTTGCAACATATCTAGCTGAGAAGAGACCTGGTGGAATACCGTATTTTAGACATGGAA TTCCAGCACTTGTGGCGTTCCCCCCAGGTTGTAGAGGTTTAAGGTGCATGGCTAG GTATGAAGGAGAACTTTCCATTGATTCAGTTACCGATTGGGTTGCAACATCCATTCTAAGTTTGCCTCGTATTCGGTACTACTCGAAGGAGTCAATG GTTCAAGATTTTCTGCTGAAAAGCAAACCTCACAAG GTCAAGGTCATTTTCTTCTCTCAAACTGGAGAACGGGCAACTCCATTTATACGTCAAGCTGCTAAGAATTATTCAGCCTATGCTACATATGCATTTGTCCTGTGGCAGGAAGGAGAATCTTCATTGTGGTGGAATAT GTTAGGGGTCGAATCTGCTCCTGCCATTGTATTTCTAAAAGAAACAGGTGTCAAACCTGTTGTTCATCATG TGCTTCCGCAATTGAGGACTGTAACTTCAACAGAATTGGGTTGTGATTCGCGGGGCTTTTCACGTGCTGGAAAGGATACCAAGATATGGTATTGTGTTGTTTTAGTTGGGAGGTATAGCCAGGAGCTCAATGAAATGCGTGAA ACGATGCGCAGGGTTCAAGAAACTCTTTCAATTGATGGAGAATTGACTGCAGTGGATCAAGATTGGTTGTCTGTGCCAGCTCGGCTTGCACTAAAACAGAAACGACTGACATTTACCTGGCTTGATGGGGAAGCACAGAAA AGTTACTGTTTCTTCTACATTAATTCAGAAAATAGTTATGAGACCTGTGGGCCGAGGAGGGATATAACAGACATAGCACAATTGTTTATTGTACGCTATGACAGGAATGGTACAGAGGACGTTGGAAAGCAGCCAACCAACAAATTCTCAGCATTGTACAATGTTGAAACTGATCCTGCATCTCAGCTTGTGGCAAAATACAATGGTTCTAATAAAATTGAAGAG ATTGTACAATGGATTTCTGAGATAATCAAAGATGGCGACTCAAAGAATCTTCCTTCTTTT AGAACAAGAACTCCTGAATTGGTCCCGGAGGATGCAGATTCCAGTTGGTCATCTTGGTCAGAAGGAACTGTTAGCCCTAGTAGAGGATTGAATCacaggatcaaaagtttcctaaACAAAGTTCATGATTACAGCGGTGATCCAAGGGTTGGACCTTTCTTGCTCCTGGCAGCATTGATCTCATTTGGTAGTGTTTGGTTTAAGAGAAGTCAGGTAGTTCAGTCAAGCGAGCCTGATCATTCAAGCCAGAGACCCAACAACCAGCAGACCAGAGAACCCGATCAGTCAAATCAACCAAATGCGAAG AAAGCAACCATACGAAAGCGACGCCCAAGAAACGATCTTGTGCCACCTTCTATGACTGATGTGGAACCGAAAGATGCTCAGCAAGTGGAATTTTCAGATTCTGATGCAGGCTAG
- the LOC132632924 gene encoding uncharacterized protein LOC132632924 isoform X1 — protein MATPSVRVPTKPPVTYPVLSTLKAYFIPFILFSASVFYQLIVIPRAFPPSHYDSLGIREHSSIQEVNQAYEKLSSKWNSGAEVPSTVDFIKARYAFELLTNQIWKRDYDLFSIDEQFDAIEKAKEQYVGRSISEISLPLLETISFDPEDHDFDVVNSENFLSKIGTDKALLIQIFSPGSARCAQFSNKWKRIVTLLDGVADTGVIDLADVQLATYLAEKRPGGIPYFRHGIPALVAFPPGCRGLRCMARYEGELSIDSVTDWVATSILSLPRIRYYSKESMVQDFLLKSKPHKVKVIFFSQTGERATPFIRQAAKNYSAYATYAFVLWQEGESSLWWNMLGVESAPAIVFLKETGVKPVVHHGYVNSSLFVDIMNMNKHQVLPQLRTVTSTELGCDSRGFSRAGKDTKIWYCVVLVGRYSQELNEMRETMRRVQETLSIDGELTAVDQDWLSVPARLALKQKRLTFTWLDGEAQKSYCFFYINSENSYETCGPRRDITDIAQLFIVRYDRNGTEDVGKQPTNKFSALYNVETDPASQLVAKYNGSNKIEEIVQWISEIIKDGDSKNLPSFRTRTPELVPEDADSSWSSWSEGTVSPSRGLNHRIKSFLNKVHDYSGDPRVGPFLLLAALISFGSVWFKRSQVVQSSEPDHSSQRPNNQQTREPDQSNQPNAKKATIRKRRPRNDLVPPSMTDVEPKDAQQVEFSDSDAG, from the exons ATGGCGACACCCTCTGTTAGGGTTCCGACAAAACCACCGGTCACTTATCCAGTGTTGTCGACTCTCAAGGCTTACTTTATCCCTTTTATACTTTTCTCTGCTTCCGTTTTTTATCAGTTAATCGTAATTCCTCGTGCATTCCCTCCTTCGCATTATGATT CATTGGGTATCAGAGAGCATAGTTCAATCCAGGAAGTCAATCAGGCATACGAAAAGCTATCTTCAAAGTG GAATTCAGGTGCTGAAGTTCCTTCTACCGTCGATTTTATCAAG GCTCGATATGCTTTTGAGTTGCTGACCAATCAAATTTGGAAGAGAGATTATGACTTATTCAGTATTGATGAGCAATTC GATGCTATTGAAAAGGCTAAAGAGCAGTACGTTGGGAGAAGTATTTCAGAAATCAGCTTACCACTCCTGGAGACAATTTCTTTTG ATCCTGAAGACCATGATTTTGATGTCGTCAACTCAGAGAATTTTCTATCCAAGATTGGAACTGACAAGGCATTGCTAATTCAG ATTTTTTCTCCGGGGAGTGCGAGATGTGCTCAATTTTCAAACAAGTGGAAGAGAATTG TTACTTTGTTAGATGGGGTCGCAGATACTGGAGTTATTGATCTTGCTGATGTTCAACTTGCAACATATCTAGCTGAGAAGAGACCTGGTGGAATACCGTATTTTAGACATGGAA TTCCAGCACTTGTGGCGTTCCCCCCAGGTTGTAGAGGTTTAAGGTGCATGGCTAG GTATGAAGGAGAACTTTCCATTGATTCAGTTACCGATTGGGTTGCAACATCCATTCTAAGTTTGCCTCGTATTCGGTACTACTCGAAGGAGTCAATG GTTCAAGATTTTCTGCTGAAAAGCAAACCTCACAAG GTCAAGGTCATTTTCTTCTCTCAAACTGGAGAACGGGCAACTCCATTTATACGTCAAGCTGCTAAGAATTATTCAGCCTATGCTACATATGCATTTGTCCTGTGGCAGGAAGGAGAATCTTCATTGTGGTGGAATAT GTTAGGGGTCGAATCTGCTCCTGCCATTGTATTTCTAAAAGAAACAGGTGTCAAACCTGTTGTTCATCATG GCTATGTCAACAGTTCATTGTTTGTGGATATTATGAACATGAATAAACATCAAG TGCTTCCGCAATTGAGGACTGTAACTTCAACAGAATTGGGTTGTGATTCGCGGGGCTTTTCACGTGCTGGAAAGGATACCAAGATATGGTATTGTGTTGTTTTAGTTGGGAGGTATAGCCAGGAGCTCAATGAAATGCGTGAA ACGATGCGCAGGGTTCAAGAAACTCTTTCAATTGATGGAGAATTGACTGCAGTGGATCAAGATTGGTTGTCTGTGCCAGCTCGGCTTGCACTAAAACAGAAACGACTGACATTTACCTGGCTTGATGGGGAAGCACAGAAA AGTTACTGTTTCTTCTACATTAATTCAGAAAATAGTTATGAGACCTGTGGGCCGAGGAGGGATATAACAGACATAGCACAATTGTTTATTGTACGCTATGACAGGAATGGTACAGAGGACGTTGGAAAGCAGCCAACCAACAAATTCTCAGCATTGTACAATGTTGAAACTGATCCTGCATCTCAGCTTGTGGCAAAATACAATGGTTCTAATAAAATTGAAGAG ATTGTACAATGGATTTCTGAGATAATCAAAGATGGCGACTCAAAGAATCTTCCTTCTTTT AGAACAAGAACTCCTGAATTGGTCCCGGAGGATGCAGATTCCAGTTGGTCATCTTGGTCAGAAGGAACTGTTAGCCCTAGTAGAGGATTGAATCacaggatcaaaagtttcctaaACAAAGTTCATGATTACAGCGGTGATCCAAGGGTTGGACCTTTCTTGCTCCTGGCAGCATTGATCTCATTTGGTAGTGTTTGGTTTAAGAGAAGTCAGGTAGTTCAGTCAAGCGAGCCTGATCATTCAAGCCAGAGACCCAACAACCAGCAGACCAGAGAACCCGATCAGTCAAATCAACCAAATGCGAAG AAAGCAACCATACGAAAGCGACGCCCAAGAAACGATCTTGTGCCACCTTCTATGACTGATGTGGAACCGAAAGATGCTCAGCAAGTGGAATTTTCAGATTCTGATGCAGGCTAG